A genomic region of Pseudorca crassidens isolate mPseCra1 chromosome 10, mPseCra1.hap1, whole genome shotgun sequence contains the following coding sequences:
- the EHMT2 gene encoding histone-lysine N-methyltransferase EHMT2 isoform X2 — MAAAAGAAAAAAAEGEAPAEMGALVLEKEPRGATERVHGSLGDTPRSEEILPKANPDSLETAGPSSPASVTVTVGDEGADTPVGATPLIGDEPENLEGDGDLHGGRILMGHATKSFPSSPSKGGACPSRAKMSMTGAGKSPPSVQSLAMRLLSMPGAQGATAAGPEPPPATASPEGQPKVHRARKTMSKPGNGQPPVPEKRPPEVQHFRMSDDVHSLGKVTSDVAKRRKLNSGGGLSEELGSARGSREMTLEKGDPGSLEEWETVVGDDFSLYYDSYSVDERVDSDSKSEVEALAEQLSEEEEEEEEEEEEEEEEEEEEEEEEEDEESGNQSDRSGSSGRRKAKKKWRKDSPWVKPSRKRRKREPPRAKEPRGVNGVGSSGPSEYMEVPLGSLELPSEGTLSPNHAGVSNDTSSLETERGFEELPLCSCRMEAPKIDRISERAGHKCMATESVDGELSGCNAAILKRETMRPSSRVALMVLCETHRARMVKHHCCPGCGYFCTAGTFLECHPDFRVAHRFHKACVSQLNGMVFCPHCGEDASEAQEVTIPRGDGVTPPAGTAAPAPPPLAQDAPGRADTSQPSARMRGQGEPRRPPCDPLTDTIDSSGPSLTLPNGGCLSAVGLPPGPGREALEKALVIQESERRKKLRFHPRQLYLSVKQGELQKVILMLLDNLDPNFQSDQQSKRTPLHAAAQKGSVEICHVLLQAGANINAVDKQQRTPLMEAVVNNHLEVARYMVQRGGCVYSKEEDGSTCLHHAAKIGNLEMVSLLLGTGQVDVNAQDSGGWTPIIWAAEHKHIEVIRMLLTRGADVTLTDNEENICLHWASFTGSAAIAEVLLNARCDLHAVNYHGDTPLHIAARESYHDCVLLFLSRGANPELRNKEGDTAWDLTPERSDVWFALQLNRKLRLGVGNRAIRTEKIICRDVARGYENVPIPCVNGVDGEPCPEDYKYISENCETSTMNIDRNITHLQHCTCVDDCSSSNCLCGQLSIRCWYDKDGRLLQEFNKIEPPLIFECNQACSCWRNCKNRVVQSGIKVRLQLYRTAKMGWGVRALQTIPQGTFICEYVGELISDAEADVREDDSYLFDLDNKDGEVYCIDARYYGNISRFINHLCDPNIIPVRVFMLHQDLRFPRIAFFSSRDIRAGEELGFDYGDRFWDIKSKYFTCQCGSEKCKHSAEAIALEQSRLARLDPHPELLPELGSLPPVNP, encoded by the exons atggcggcggcggcgggagctGCAGCGGCGGCGGCCGCCGAG GGGGAGGCCCCCGCTGAGATGGGGGCGCTGGTGCTGGAGAAGGAGCCCAGAGGAGCCACCGAGAGAG TTCATGGCTCTTTGGGGGACACCCCTCGTAGTGAGGAGATCCTGCCCAAGGCCAACCCCGACTCCCTGGAGACTGCTGGTCCCTCATCCCCAGCCTCTGTCACGGTCACCGTCGGCGATGAGGGGGCTGACACACCTGTAGGGGCCACACCACTCATTGGGGATGAACCCGAGAATCTCGAGGGAGATGGGGACCTCCATGGGGGCCGCATCCTGATGG GCCATGCCACGAAGTCATTCCCGTCTTCCCCCAGTAAGGGGGGTGCTTGTCCCAGCCGAGCCAAGATGTCAATGACAGGGGCCGGAAAATCACCCCCATCAGTCCAGAGTTTGGCTATGAGGCTGCTGAGTATGCCGGGGGCCCAGGGGGCAACAGCAGCAGGGCCTGAACCCCCTCCGGCCACAGCCAGCCCGGAGGGGCAGCCCAAGGTCCATCGAGCGAGGAAAACCATGTCCAAACCAGGAAATGGACAG cccccagtcccTGAGAAGCGGCCCCCTGAAGTGCAGCATTTCCGCATGAGTGATGACGTGCACTCGCTGGGGAAGGTGACCTCAG atGTGGCCAAAAGGAGGAAGCTGAACTCAGGAGGTGGCCTG TCAGAGGAGTTGGGTTCTGCACGGGGTTCGAGAGAAATGACCCTGGAGAAGGGGGACCCCGGGTCCCTGGAGGAGTGGGAAACGGTGGTGGGGGATGACTTCAGCCTCTACTACGATTCCTACTCTGTGGATGAGCGGGTGGACTCTGACAGCAAG TCTGAGGTCGAAGCTCTGGCTGAACAACtgagtgaggaagaggaagaggaggaggaggaagaggaggaggaggaagaggaggaggaggaagaggaagaggaggaggaagatgaagagTCAGGCAATCAGTCTGACAGG AGTGGTTCCAGTGGCCGGCGCAAAGCCAAAAAGAAATGGCGGAAGGACAGCCCGTGGGTGAAGCCATCACGGAAACGGCGGAAGCGGGAGCCTCCGAGGGCCAAGGAGCCACGAG gAGTGAATGGTGTGGGCTCCTCAGGCCCCAGTGAGTACATGGAGGTCCCTCTGGGGTCCCTGGAGCTGCCCAGCGAGGGGACCCTCTCTCCCAACCACGCTG GGGTGTCCAATGACACATCTTCGCTGGAGACAGAGCGTGGGTTTGAGGAGTTGCCCCTCTGCAGCTGCCGCATGGAGGCACCCAAGATAGACCGCATCAGCGAGAGAGCGGGGCACAAGTGCATGGCCACGGAGAGCGTGGATGGAGAG CTGTCGGGCTGCAACGCTGCAATCCTGAAGCGGGAGACCATGAGACCGTCCAGCCGCGTGGCACTGATGGTGCTCTGTGAGACCCACCGTGCCCGCATGGTCAAACACCACTGCTGCCCAGGCTGTGGCTACTTCTGCACGGCG GGCACCTTCCTGGAGTGTCACCCCGACTTCCGAGTGGCCCACCGCTTCCACAAGGCCTGTGTGTCCCAGCTGAACGGGATGGTCTTCTGTCCCCACTGTGGGGAGGATGCATCTGAGGCCCAGGAGGTGACCATCCCCCGGGGGGATGGGGTGACCCCACCGGCTGGcactgcagcccctgcccccccgcccctGGCCCAGGATGCCCCTGGGAGAGCGGACACTTCCCAGCCCAG CGCCCGGATGCGAGGACAGGGGGAGCCCCGGCGTCCACCCTGCGACCCCCTGACTGACACCATCGACAGCTCGGGGCCCTCCCTAACCCTGCCCAATGGGGGCTGCCTCTCAGCTGTGGGGCTGCCACCTGGCCCAGGCCGGGAGGCCCTGGAAAAGGCCCTGGTCATCCAGGAGTCAGAGAG GCGGAAGAAACTCCGTTTCCACCCCCGGCAGCTGTACCTGTCCGTGAAGCAGGGGGAGCTGCAGAAGGTGATCCTGATGCTGT TGGACAACCTGGACCCCAACTTCCAGAGCGACCAGCAGAGCAAGCGCACACCCCTGCACGCGGCTGCCCAGAAGGGCTCTGTGGAGATCTGCCACGTACTGCTGCAG GCTGGGGCGAACATCAATGCTGTGGACAAGCAGCAGCGGACGCCGCTGATGGAGGCCGTGGTGAACAACCACCTGGAGGTGGCTCGCTACATGGTGCAGCGCGGGGGCTGCGTCTACAGCAAG GAGGAAGACGGCTCCACCTGCCTCCACCACGCAGCCAAAATTGGGAATCTGGAGATGGTCAGCCTGCTGCTCGGCACGGGACAGGTGGACGTCAACGCCCAG GACAGTGGGGGGTGGACGCCCATCATCTGGGCCGCAGAGCACAAGCACATCGAGGTGATCCGCATGCTGCTGACACGGGGTGCCGACGTCACCCTCACAGACAAT GAGGAGAACATCTGCCTGCACTGGGCCTCGTTCACCGGCAGCGCCGCCATCGCAGAGGTTCTCCTGAATGCCCGCTGCGACCTCCACGCTGTCAACTACCACGGGGACACGCCCCTACACATCGCAGCCCGGGAGAGCTACCACGACTGCGTGCT GTTGTTCCTGTCACGCGGGGCAAACCCTGAGCTGCGGAACAAGGAGGGGGACACGGCGTGGGACCTGACCCCCGAGCGCTCTGACGTGTGGTTTGCACTCCAGCTCAACCGCAAGCTGCGGCTCGGGGTGGGAAATCGGGCCATCCGCACTGAGAAGATCATCTGCCG GGACGTGGCTCGGGGCTATGAGAACGTGCCCATTCCCTGTGTCAACGGTGTGGACGGGGAGCCCTGCCCCGAGGATTACAAGTACATCTCGGAGAACTGCGAGACGTCCACCATGAACATCGACCGCAACATCACCCACCTACAG CACTGCACATGCGTGGATGACTGCTCCAGCTCCAACTGCCTGTGTGGCCAGCTCAGCATTCGCTGCTGGTATGACAAG GACGGGCGGCTGCTCCAGGAATTTAACAAGATCGAGCCCCCGCTGATTTTTGAGTGTAACCAGGCGTGCTCCTGCTGGAGAAACTGCAAGAACCGGGTAGTGCAGAGTGGCATCAA GGTGCGACTGCAGCTCTACCGCACAGCCAAGATGGGCTGGGGGGTCCGAGCCCTGCAGACCATTCCCCAGGGGACTTTCATTTGCGA GTATGTCGGCGAGCTGATCTCCGATGCTGAGGCTGACGTGAGAGAGGATGATTCTTACCTCTTCGACTTAGACAACAAG GATGGAGAGGTGTACTGCATCGACGCCCGTTACTACGGCAACATCAGCCGCTTCATCAACCACTTGTGTGACCCCAACATCATCCCCGTGCGGGTCTTCATGCTGCACCAAGACCTGCGATTTCCACGCATTGCCTTCTTCAGCTCCCGAGACATCCGGGCCGGGGAGGAACTGGG GTTTGACTATGGTGACCGCTTCTGGGACATCAAAAGCAAATATTTCACCTGCCAGTGTGGCTCTGAGAAGTGCAAGCACTCAGCTGAGGCCATTGCCCTGGAGCAGAGCCGCCTGGCCCGCCTGGATCCCCACCCCGAGCTGCTGCCTGAGCTCGGCTCCCTGCCCCCCGTCAACCCCTGA
- the EHMT2 gene encoding histone-lysine N-methyltransferase EHMT2 isoform X4, whose protein sequence is MAAAAGAAAAAAAEGEAPAEMGALVLEKEPRGATERVHGSLGDTPRSEEILPKANPDSLETAGPSSPASVTVTVGDEGADTPVGATPLIGDEPENLEGDGDLHGGRILMGHATKSFPSSPSKGGACPSRAKMSMTGAGKSPPSVQSLAMRLLSMPGAQGATAAGPEPPPATASPEGQPKVHRARKTMSKPGNGQPPVPEKRPPEVQHFRMSDDVHSLGKVTSDVAKRRKLNSGGGLSEELGSARGSREMTLEKGDPGSLEEWETVVGDDFSLYYDSYSVDERVDSDSKSEVEALAEQLSEEEEEEEEEEEEEEEEEEEEEEEEEDEESGNQSDRSGSSGRRKAKKKWRKDSPWVKPSRKRRKREPPRAKEPRGVSNDTSSLETERGFEELPLCSCRMEAPKIDRISERAGHKCMATESVDGELSGCNAAILKRETMRPSSRVALMVLCETHRARMVKHHCCPGCGYFCTAGTFLECHPDFRVAHRFHKACVSQLNGMVFCPHCGEDASEAQEVTIPRGDGVTPPAGTAAPAPPPLAQDAPGRADTSQPSARMRGQGEPRRPPCDPLTDTIDSSGPSLTLPNGGCLSAVGLPPGPGREALEKALVIQESERRKKLRFHPRQLYLSVKQGELQKVILMLLDNLDPNFQSDQQSKRTPLHAAAQKGSVEICHVLLQAGANINAVDKQQRTPLMEAVVNNHLEVARYMVQRGGCVYSKEEDGSTCLHHAAKIGNLEMVSLLLGTGQVDVNAQDSGGWTPIIWAAEHKHIEVIRMLLTRGADVTLTDNEENICLHWASFTGSAAIAEVLLNARCDLHAVNYHGDTPLHIAARESYHDCVLLFLSRGANPELRNKEGDTAWDLTPERSDVWFALQLNRKLRLGVGNRAIRTEKIICRDVARGYENVPIPCVNGVDGEPCPEDYKYISENCETSTMNIDRNITHLQHCTCVDDCSSSNCLCGQLSIRCWYDKDGRLLQEFNKIEPPLIFECNQACSCWRNCKNRVVQSGIKVRLQLYRTAKMGWGVRALQTIPQGTFICEYVGELISDAEADVREDDSYLFDLDNKDGEVYCIDARYYGNISRFINHLCDPNIIPVRVFMLHQDLRFPRIAFFSSRDIRAGEELGFDYGDRFWDIKSKYFTCQCGSEKCKHSAEAIALEQSRLARLDPHPELLPELGSLPPVNP, encoded by the exons atggcggcggcggcgggagctGCAGCGGCGGCGGCCGCCGAG GGGGAGGCCCCCGCTGAGATGGGGGCGCTGGTGCTGGAGAAGGAGCCCAGAGGAGCCACCGAGAGAG TTCATGGCTCTTTGGGGGACACCCCTCGTAGTGAGGAGATCCTGCCCAAGGCCAACCCCGACTCCCTGGAGACTGCTGGTCCCTCATCCCCAGCCTCTGTCACGGTCACCGTCGGCGATGAGGGGGCTGACACACCTGTAGGGGCCACACCACTCATTGGGGATGAACCCGAGAATCTCGAGGGAGATGGGGACCTCCATGGGGGCCGCATCCTGATGG GCCATGCCACGAAGTCATTCCCGTCTTCCCCCAGTAAGGGGGGTGCTTGTCCCAGCCGAGCCAAGATGTCAATGACAGGGGCCGGAAAATCACCCCCATCAGTCCAGAGTTTGGCTATGAGGCTGCTGAGTATGCCGGGGGCCCAGGGGGCAACAGCAGCAGGGCCTGAACCCCCTCCGGCCACAGCCAGCCCGGAGGGGCAGCCCAAGGTCCATCGAGCGAGGAAAACCATGTCCAAACCAGGAAATGGACAG cccccagtcccTGAGAAGCGGCCCCCTGAAGTGCAGCATTTCCGCATGAGTGATGACGTGCACTCGCTGGGGAAGGTGACCTCAG atGTGGCCAAAAGGAGGAAGCTGAACTCAGGAGGTGGCCTG TCAGAGGAGTTGGGTTCTGCACGGGGTTCGAGAGAAATGACCCTGGAGAAGGGGGACCCCGGGTCCCTGGAGGAGTGGGAAACGGTGGTGGGGGATGACTTCAGCCTCTACTACGATTCCTACTCTGTGGATGAGCGGGTGGACTCTGACAGCAAG TCTGAGGTCGAAGCTCTGGCTGAACAACtgagtgaggaagaggaagaggaggaggaggaagaggaggaggaggaagaggaggaggaggaagaggaagaggaggaggaagatgaagagTCAGGCAATCAGTCTGACAGG AGTGGTTCCAGTGGCCGGCGCAAAGCCAAAAAGAAATGGCGGAAGGACAGCCCGTGGGTGAAGCCATCACGGAAACGGCGGAAGCGGGAGCCTCCGAGGGCCAAGGAGCCACGAG GGGTGTCCAATGACACATCTTCGCTGGAGACAGAGCGTGGGTTTGAGGAGTTGCCCCTCTGCAGCTGCCGCATGGAGGCACCCAAGATAGACCGCATCAGCGAGAGAGCGGGGCACAAGTGCATGGCCACGGAGAGCGTGGATGGAGAG CTGTCGGGCTGCAACGCTGCAATCCTGAAGCGGGAGACCATGAGACCGTCCAGCCGCGTGGCACTGATGGTGCTCTGTGAGACCCACCGTGCCCGCATGGTCAAACACCACTGCTGCCCAGGCTGTGGCTACTTCTGCACGGCG GGCACCTTCCTGGAGTGTCACCCCGACTTCCGAGTGGCCCACCGCTTCCACAAGGCCTGTGTGTCCCAGCTGAACGGGATGGTCTTCTGTCCCCACTGTGGGGAGGATGCATCTGAGGCCCAGGAGGTGACCATCCCCCGGGGGGATGGGGTGACCCCACCGGCTGGcactgcagcccctgcccccccgcccctGGCCCAGGATGCCCCTGGGAGAGCGGACACTTCCCAGCCCAG CGCCCGGATGCGAGGACAGGGGGAGCCCCGGCGTCCACCCTGCGACCCCCTGACTGACACCATCGACAGCTCGGGGCCCTCCCTAACCCTGCCCAATGGGGGCTGCCTCTCAGCTGTGGGGCTGCCACCTGGCCCAGGCCGGGAGGCCCTGGAAAAGGCCCTGGTCATCCAGGAGTCAGAGAG GCGGAAGAAACTCCGTTTCCACCCCCGGCAGCTGTACCTGTCCGTGAAGCAGGGGGAGCTGCAGAAGGTGATCCTGATGCTGT TGGACAACCTGGACCCCAACTTCCAGAGCGACCAGCAGAGCAAGCGCACACCCCTGCACGCGGCTGCCCAGAAGGGCTCTGTGGAGATCTGCCACGTACTGCTGCAG GCTGGGGCGAACATCAATGCTGTGGACAAGCAGCAGCGGACGCCGCTGATGGAGGCCGTGGTGAACAACCACCTGGAGGTGGCTCGCTACATGGTGCAGCGCGGGGGCTGCGTCTACAGCAAG GAGGAAGACGGCTCCACCTGCCTCCACCACGCAGCCAAAATTGGGAATCTGGAGATGGTCAGCCTGCTGCTCGGCACGGGACAGGTGGACGTCAACGCCCAG GACAGTGGGGGGTGGACGCCCATCATCTGGGCCGCAGAGCACAAGCACATCGAGGTGATCCGCATGCTGCTGACACGGGGTGCCGACGTCACCCTCACAGACAAT GAGGAGAACATCTGCCTGCACTGGGCCTCGTTCACCGGCAGCGCCGCCATCGCAGAGGTTCTCCTGAATGCCCGCTGCGACCTCCACGCTGTCAACTACCACGGGGACACGCCCCTACACATCGCAGCCCGGGAGAGCTACCACGACTGCGTGCT GTTGTTCCTGTCACGCGGGGCAAACCCTGAGCTGCGGAACAAGGAGGGGGACACGGCGTGGGACCTGACCCCCGAGCGCTCTGACGTGTGGTTTGCACTCCAGCTCAACCGCAAGCTGCGGCTCGGGGTGGGAAATCGGGCCATCCGCACTGAGAAGATCATCTGCCG GGACGTGGCTCGGGGCTATGAGAACGTGCCCATTCCCTGTGTCAACGGTGTGGACGGGGAGCCCTGCCCCGAGGATTACAAGTACATCTCGGAGAACTGCGAGACGTCCACCATGAACATCGACCGCAACATCACCCACCTACAG CACTGCACATGCGTGGATGACTGCTCCAGCTCCAACTGCCTGTGTGGCCAGCTCAGCATTCGCTGCTGGTATGACAAG GACGGGCGGCTGCTCCAGGAATTTAACAAGATCGAGCCCCCGCTGATTTTTGAGTGTAACCAGGCGTGCTCCTGCTGGAGAAACTGCAAGAACCGGGTAGTGCAGAGTGGCATCAA GGTGCGACTGCAGCTCTACCGCACAGCCAAGATGGGCTGGGGGGTCCGAGCCCTGCAGACCATTCCCCAGGGGACTTTCATTTGCGA GTATGTCGGCGAGCTGATCTCCGATGCTGAGGCTGACGTGAGAGAGGATGATTCTTACCTCTTCGACTTAGACAACAAG GATGGAGAGGTGTACTGCATCGACGCCCGTTACTACGGCAACATCAGCCGCTTCATCAACCACTTGTGTGACCCCAACATCATCCCCGTGCGGGTCTTCATGCTGCACCAAGACCTGCGATTTCCACGCATTGCCTTCTTCAGCTCCCGAGACATCCGGGCCGGGGAGGAACTGGG GTTTGACTATGGTGACCGCTTCTGGGACATCAAAAGCAAATATTTCACCTGCCAGTGTGGCTCTGAGAAGTGCAAGCACTCAGCTGAGGCCATTGCCCTGGAGCAGAGCCGCCTGGCCCGCCTGGATCCCCACCCCGAGCTGCTGCCTGAGCTCGGCTCCCTGCCCCCCGTCAACCCCTGA
- the EHMT2 gene encoding histone-lysine N-methyltransferase EHMT2 isoform X3, which produces MRGLPRGRGLMRARGRGRAAPPGSRGRGRGGPHRGRGRPRSLLSLPRAQASWAPQLPTGLTSSPIPCVPSQGEAPAEMGALVLEKEPRGATERVHGSLGDTPRSEEILPKANPDSLETAGPSSPASVTVTVGDEGADTPVGATPLIGDEPENLEGDGDLHGGRILMGHATKSFPSSPSKGGACPSRAKMSMTGAGKSPPSVQSLAMRLLSMPGAQGATAAGPEPPPATASPEGQPKVHRARKTMSKPGNGQPPVPEKRPPEVQHFRMSDDVHSLGKVTSDVAKRRKLNSGGGLSEELGSARGSREMTLEKGDPGSLEEWETVVGDDFSLYYDSYSVDERVDSDSKSEVEALAEQLSEEEEEEEEEEEEEEEEEEEEEEEEEDEESGNQSDRSGSSGRRKAKKKWRKDSPWVKPSRKRRKREPPRAKEPRGVSNDTSSLETERGFEELPLCSCRMEAPKIDRISERAGHKCMATESVDGELSGCNAAILKRETMRPSSRVALMVLCETHRARMVKHHCCPGCGYFCTAGTFLECHPDFRVAHRFHKACVSQLNGMVFCPHCGEDASEAQEVTIPRGDGVTPPAGTAAPAPPPLAQDAPGRADTSQPSARMRGQGEPRRPPCDPLTDTIDSSGPSLTLPNGGCLSAVGLPPGPGREALEKALVIQESERRKKLRFHPRQLYLSVKQGELQKVILMLLDNLDPNFQSDQQSKRTPLHAAAQKGSVEICHVLLQAGANINAVDKQQRTPLMEAVVNNHLEVARYMVQRGGCVYSKEEDGSTCLHHAAKIGNLEMVSLLLGTGQVDVNAQDSGGWTPIIWAAEHKHIEVIRMLLTRGADVTLTDNEENICLHWASFTGSAAIAEVLLNARCDLHAVNYHGDTPLHIAARESYHDCVLLFLSRGANPELRNKEGDTAWDLTPERSDVWFALQLNRKLRLGVGNRAIRTEKIICRDVARGYENVPIPCVNGVDGEPCPEDYKYISENCETSTMNIDRNITHLQHCTCVDDCSSSNCLCGQLSIRCWYDKDGRLLQEFNKIEPPLIFECNQACSCWRNCKNRVVQSGIKVRLQLYRTAKMGWGVRALQTIPQGTFICEYVGELISDAEADVREDDSYLFDLDNKDGEVYCIDARYYGNISRFINHLCDPNIIPVRVFMLHQDLRFPRIAFFSSRDIRAGEELGFDYGDRFWDIKSKYFTCQCGSEKCKHSAEAIALEQSRLARLDPHPELLPELGSLPPVNP; this is translated from the exons ATGCGGGGTCTACCGAGAGGGAGGGGGCTGATGCGGGCCCGGGGGAGGGGTCGTGCGGCCCCTCCGGGCAGCCGTGGCCGCGGAAGGGGGGGGCCCCATAGAGGAAGAGGTAGGCCCCGGAGCCTCCTGTCTCTTCCCAGGGCCCAGGCGTCCTGGGCCCCTCAACTTCCTACGGGACTGACCAGCTCTCCTATCCCTTGTGTCCCCTCCCAGGGGGAGGCCCCCGCTGAGATGGGGGCGCTGGTGCTGGAGAAGGAGCCCAGAGGAGCCACCGAGAGAG TTCATGGCTCTTTGGGGGACACCCCTCGTAGTGAGGAGATCCTGCCCAAGGCCAACCCCGACTCCCTGGAGACTGCTGGTCCCTCATCCCCAGCCTCTGTCACGGTCACCGTCGGCGATGAGGGGGCTGACACACCTGTAGGGGCCACACCACTCATTGGGGATGAACCCGAGAATCTCGAGGGAGATGGGGACCTCCATGGGGGCCGCATCCTGATGG GCCATGCCACGAAGTCATTCCCGTCTTCCCCCAGTAAGGGGGGTGCTTGTCCCAGCCGAGCCAAGATGTCAATGACAGGGGCCGGAAAATCACCCCCATCAGTCCAGAGTTTGGCTATGAGGCTGCTGAGTATGCCGGGGGCCCAGGGGGCAACAGCAGCAGGGCCTGAACCCCCTCCGGCCACAGCCAGCCCGGAGGGGCAGCCCAAGGTCCATCGAGCGAGGAAAACCATGTCCAAACCAGGAAATGGACAG cccccagtcccTGAGAAGCGGCCCCCTGAAGTGCAGCATTTCCGCATGAGTGATGACGTGCACTCGCTGGGGAAGGTGACCTCAG atGTGGCCAAAAGGAGGAAGCTGAACTCAGGAGGTGGCCTG TCAGAGGAGTTGGGTTCTGCACGGGGTTCGAGAGAAATGACCCTGGAGAAGGGGGACCCCGGGTCCCTGGAGGAGTGGGAAACGGTGGTGGGGGATGACTTCAGCCTCTACTACGATTCCTACTCTGTGGATGAGCGGGTGGACTCTGACAGCAAG TCTGAGGTCGAAGCTCTGGCTGAACAACtgagtgaggaagaggaagaggaggaggaggaagaggaggaggaggaagaggaggaggaggaagaggaagaggaggaggaagatgaagagTCAGGCAATCAGTCTGACAGG AGTGGTTCCAGTGGCCGGCGCAAAGCCAAAAAGAAATGGCGGAAGGACAGCCCGTGGGTGAAGCCATCACGGAAACGGCGGAAGCGGGAGCCTCCGAGGGCCAAGGAGCCACGAG GGGTGTCCAATGACACATCTTCGCTGGAGACAGAGCGTGGGTTTGAGGAGTTGCCCCTCTGCAGCTGCCGCATGGAGGCACCCAAGATAGACCGCATCAGCGAGAGAGCGGGGCACAAGTGCATGGCCACGGAGAGCGTGGATGGAGAG CTGTCGGGCTGCAACGCTGCAATCCTGAAGCGGGAGACCATGAGACCGTCCAGCCGCGTGGCACTGATGGTGCTCTGTGAGACCCACCGTGCCCGCATGGTCAAACACCACTGCTGCCCAGGCTGTGGCTACTTCTGCACGGCG GGCACCTTCCTGGAGTGTCACCCCGACTTCCGAGTGGCCCACCGCTTCCACAAGGCCTGTGTGTCCCAGCTGAACGGGATGGTCTTCTGTCCCCACTGTGGGGAGGATGCATCTGAGGCCCAGGAGGTGACCATCCCCCGGGGGGATGGGGTGACCCCACCGGCTGGcactgcagcccctgcccccccgcccctGGCCCAGGATGCCCCTGGGAGAGCGGACACTTCCCAGCCCAG CGCCCGGATGCGAGGACAGGGGGAGCCCCGGCGTCCACCCTGCGACCCCCTGACTGACACCATCGACAGCTCGGGGCCCTCCCTAACCCTGCCCAATGGGGGCTGCCTCTCAGCTGTGGGGCTGCCACCTGGCCCAGGCCGGGAGGCCCTGGAAAAGGCCCTGGTCATCCAGGAGTCAGAGAG GCGGAAGAAACTCCGTTTCCACCCCCGGCAGCTGTACCTGTCCGTGAAGCAGGGGGAGCTGCAGAAGGTGATCCTGATGCTGT TGGACAACCTGGACCCCAACTTCCAGAGCGACCAGCAGAGCAAGCGCACACCCCTGCACGCGGCTGCCCAGAAGGGCTCTGTGGAGATCTGCCACGTACTGCTGCAG GCTGGGGCGAACATCAATGCTGTGGACAAGCAGCAGCGGACGCCGCTGATGGAGGCCGTGGTGAACAACCACCTGGAGGTGGCTCGCTACATGGTGCAGCGCGGGGGCTGCGTCTACAGCAAG GAGGAAGACGGCTCCACCTGCCTCCACCACGCAGCCAAAATTGGGAATCTGGAGATGGTCAGCCTGCTGCTCGGCACGGGACAGGTGGACGTCAACGCCCAG GACAGTGGGGGGTGGACGCCCATCATCTGGGCCGCAGAGCACAAGCACATCGAGGTGATCCGCATGCTGCTGACACGGGGTGCCGACGTCACCCTCACAGACAAT GAGGAGAACATCTGCCTGCACTGGGCCTCGTTCACCGGCAGCGCCGCCATCGCAGAGGTTCTCCTGAATGCCCGCTGCGACCTCCACGCTGTCAACTACCACGGGGACACGCCCCTACACATCGCAGCCCGGGAGAGCTACCACGACTGCGTGCT GTTGTTCCTGTCACGCGGGGCAAACCCTGAGCTGCGGAACAAGGAGGGGGACACGGCGTGGGACCTGACCCCCGAGCGCTCTGACGTGTGGTTTGCACTCCAGCTCAACCGCAAGCTGCGGCTCGGGGTGGGAAATCGGGCCATCCGCACTGAGAAGATCATCTGCCG GGACGTGGCTCGGGGCTATGAGAACGTGCCCATTCCCTGTGTCAACGGTGTGGACGGGGAGCCCTGCCCCGAGGATTACAAGTACATCTCGGAGAACTGCGAGACGTCCACCATGAACATCGACCGCAACATCACCCACCTACAG CACTGCACATGCGTGGATGACTGCTCCAGCTCCAACTGCCTGTGTGGCCAGCTCAGCATTCGCTGCTGGTATGACAAG GACGGGCGGCTGCTCCAGGAATTTAACAAGATCGAGCCCCCGCTGATTTTTGAGTGTAACCAGGCGTGCTCCTGCTGGAGAAACTGCAAGAACCGGGTAGTGCAGAGTGGCATCAA GGTGCGACTGCAGCTCTACCGCACAGCCAAGATGGGCTGGGGGGTCCGAGCCCTGCAGACCATTCCCCAGGGGACTTTCATTTGCGA GTATGTCGGCGAGCTGATCTCCGATGCTGAGGCTGACGTGAGAGAGGATGATTCTTACCTCTTCGACTTAGACAACAAG GATGGAGAGGTGTACTGCATCGACGCCCGTTACTACGGCAACATCAGCCGCTTCATCAACCACTTGTGTGACCCCAACATCATCCCCGTGCGGGTCTTCATGCTGCACCAAGACCTGCGATTTCCACGCATTGCCTTCTTCAGCTCCCGAGACATCCGGGCCGGGGAGGAACTGGG GTTTGACTATGGTGACCGCTTCTGGGACATCAAAAGCAAATATTTCACCTGCCAGTGTGGCTCTGAGAAGTGCAAGCACTCAGCTGAGGCCATTGCCCTGGAGCAGAGCCGCCTGGCCCGCCTGGATCCCCACCCCGAGCTGCTGCCTGAGCTCGGCTCCCTGCCCCCCGTCAACCCCTGA